A window of the Nibribacter ruber genome harbors these coding sequences:
- a CDS encoding NAD(P)-dependent alcohol dehydrogenase, producing MLATKGYAAFDPNSPLAPFNFQRRDVGPHDVLIEIQFCGVCHSDLHTAKGEWGGANYPVVPGHEIVGRVVRVGEHVQNFKEGDLAGVGCMVDSCQSCPSCSDGYEQYCENGFTGTYNSPEKGLDTPTYGGYSNQIVVSEKFVLKIREDQDLARVAPLLCAGITTYSPLRHWKVGQGHKVGVVGLGGLGHMAVKLAASMGAEVTVLSTSPNKEADAQSLGAHKFVVTKDENALKQVRGYFDFIINTVSAKVSLDMYAGLLRRDGTMILLGVPPEAPELHAGTLIFGRRSIAGSLIGGIAETQEMLDYCAEHNILSDIEVINMSQINTAYDRMLAGDVKYRFVIDMATLEPENA from the coding sequence ATGCTTGCAACCAAAGGATATGCCGCTTTTGACCCCAACTCTCCGTTGGCCCCGTTTAACTTCCAGCGCCGGGACGTAGGTCCGCATGACGTATTAATAGAAATCCAGTTTTGTGGCGTGTGCCACTCAGATTTACATACTGCCAAAGGCGAATGGGGCGGCGCCAACTACCCCGTGGTGCCCGGCCATGAGATTGTGGGCCGCGTGGTGCGCGTAGGTGAGCACGTACAAAACTTCAAGGAAGGCGATTTGGCCGGCGTAGGCTGTATGGTAGATTCTTGCCAGTCGTGCCCGAGCTGTTCTGATGGCTATGAGCAATATTGTGAGAACGGCTTCACGGGCACCTACAACAGCCCAGAAAAAGGCTTGGACACACCAACGTACGGTGGTTACTCTAACCAAATTGTGGTGTCAGAGAAATTCGTGCTTAAGATTAGAGAAGACCAGGATTTGGCCCGCGTGGCACCCTTGCTATGCGCTGGCATTACCACCTATTCTCCTTTAAGACACTGGAAAGTAGGCCAAGGACACAAAGTAGGCGTGGTGGGCTTAGGTGGTTTGGGCCACATGGCCGTGAAACTAGCCGCCTCCATGGGTGCCGAGGTTACCGTACTGAGTACTTCGCCCAACAAAGAAGCCGATGCGCAGTCCCTGGGAGCCCACAAGTTTGTGGTGACCAAAGACGAGAATGCCCTAAAGCAGGTGCGCGGCTATTTTGACTTCATCATCAACACGGTTTCCGCCAAAGTAAGCCTGGACATGTACGCCGGTTTGCTGAGACGCGACGGTACCATGATTCTGTTGGGCGTTCCGCCCGAAGCGCCAGAACTGCACGCAGGCACCTTGATCTTTGGCCGTAGAAGCATTGCCGGTTCTTTGATTGGCGGCATCGCCGAAACGCAAGAGATGCTGGATTACTGCGCTGAGCACAACATCTTGTCAGACATTGAGGTGATTAACATGTCGCAGATTAACACGGCCTATGACCGGATGCTGGCTGGGGATGTGAAGTACCGCTTCGTGATTGACATGGCTACCCTGGAGCCTGAAAATGCGTAA